The DNA segment AGTTGTCCTAAAGCAGGGTTCTCGATAGCGATTCCCACGACAGCCAGTTCGATATGTTCCTCAACGCGATTCTTTAGGATCGCGTTTCTTGCGTGAGATTTCCTGTAAGGCCATTTCCCCGGCTTGATCGTATAGTTCAAACGTTAAAAACTATCTCGACTGTACCCCATCACTTTGCCGGCTTGCGATACATTGCCGAGCATCTGGGCTAACTCAAGCAGCCCGGATTTGTTCTTGGTAACCTTTTCTTGTGTGGTCATAATTTAATCATTTTATTGTTACAAATCTATTGACTTTCATTCGTTACTGTCAGATTAAATCGTGACTAATTCATATTATTCAGGTAAATCGCTAATTGTTCCGTTCCAATCTTTCCCGAATTTTATGGAATGGAGTGTTCCACCCGTAGCCCAATTTTCATGCTCATATTCATCAATTAATATACTTATCCATTCGGGTTGTATATTTAATGCTTCAACCATTATTTTAGTAAATTCATTGACTATTTTCTGTTTTTTTTCTTCAGAATGACCTTTGGCTATTTTTATATTAATGATTGGCATAATCGTCATTTTTAATTGTTAATTAACAAATTACTCAATTACAATTTATACTTGTGGCAAAGTCTCAATTAGATTATATTGTTTTTTCAAAAATTCAACTCTTTTTCTCTCTCCGCTTCTTGTAATCGAAAAAGATTGTTGTTTAATTGATTGCACCCATTGTTTCATCTCTTCAAAGGTTGTCCTTTCTGTTGAAACTATTCCGTTGAGTAAAAACGTTTTTGCCATTGTTAGTTGATAATCAGGTGCATTTATATAAACATAACTGGTCTCTATGTTGATATCGGAAATATAAATATTAATTCTTTTTCCTGTCTCTTCAAAAAATCCTTCACTAGACCACCTATCAATTTGTTCCAGTATTTTTAGCAGATCCCGTTTTATCAGGTTGATTTCCTCATCGGTAATCAACCTGATCTGATAGAAATAGTTAATGTCATTAACTAGATATTGAAAAATCAAATTATCAAGAATATACTCCGTGTGCAAAATTTTTGCCCATTTAACATTTTCTTTCTGAATTTTTTGAAGTTTATCTTCAATAATCACATCTTTATAGGGAACAACTTTATTTAATCCCTTGGTCTGGTATTTCCATTTGAATAGATAAAATCTGAAAACGTATTGATATGCAACATATAACGGTTGAGGCAATATGTTTGTTACCTCTCCCCCTTCAGCGTCAGGAAAATTCTTCAAAAATTTCAAAATAGAAACCATTTCTTCCGACAATGCAAAACTCGTTTTTATGGGATTTGTGTTTTCAATTTGGTTAAACTTAAATAATGGTTTTAACATCGGCAAATTATCCAACTTTAAAGTATCCAGAAAAATATTTAGTTGTCTGGAAATAATCATTGCTTCATGAAAAGCAAACGGTACTTCTCCCTGTAATCTGCTGTTTACGGCTTTCCTGCTGATGGATAACATATCAGCCAGCACATCTATTCTTTCCTCTTTTTGGGGTATTCTTTGTGCTATTTCATCCAAAAAAACATGATGCATCATTTTCATGTAACATTTATTAATGCGAATCAATAGTTGAAAATCGTTCTTGCTTTTATTTAGTTAAAACATTAAATATCAATAAAATAACCACGTCGTCATTTGTTCTAATCTTCTTGAAATCATTAACTTAAAGGAATATTACCAAACATTTCTTTAGTTATGATTCCCGAGAAGAAAGAACTTAAGCTGATAAAGATTTGTATGTATATCTGTGATTTAAACAATCCTGAGCTAAAGTACTACTAAAGATACAGTAAAAATGGCACTCCGGTCTTTACCGATCAAGAAATAATGACTATCTACCTATTTACATGTTATAGTCAGAAATATTTCCAGATCAAAGATATACATTCTTTCGCAAAAGAGTATCTTTCTTCCTGATTTCCTTTATTGCTATCCTATCAAACATTTAATATAAGATCAATTCGCTTGAGTGAATGTTTTAAAGTATTATCCCAAAGATTGATAAGTTCATCCACGCCAAAAGATTGTGATTTTGATGTACGCTGGTTGATTCTATGCCTGTGACCACTTGTGCTGGAAGAAATAAAAAAGGAAGGGTTGCTAAAGAAATCACCACTAAGGGATATTGTTTTACAAAGAATCAATATTACTACGGTTTAAAACTTCATGCCCTGACATTCAGGAGAAAAGGTACAATCCCATTTCCTGAATCCATAACCTATACTCCTGCTGAAGATAACGACCTGATTGCATTTAAACAGAATTGGGGGAAAATCATATATAACCGAATGATTATTGGAGATAAGATATATTCTGATTTTGAATACTTTGATGATGAGAAAAAATCCAGAATATTCATATGATTACGCCTGTTAAAGCAACCAAAGGACAGACCGAACAGGAAAAGCAAAGGAACAAAGCCTATAATGACTTGTTTTCTACTGATGTCTCCAAAGTCAGACAACCTATAAAATCATTTTTCAACTGGTTGAATGAAAAAACAAATATTCAAAGAGCGCAGAAAGTCAGATTTACAGCTGGACTATTACTACACATGATGGGTAAAATAGCCATCACATTTATTTATCTGATTTTTTAAATACTGATTCGCATGATTAATTAAAAACAAACGGCAAATATTACAAATATAATATTATTCTTACATAGAAAATATAAATAAATATTAAAAACTTTTAATATTTATTAAAAACTAAACGCAAACATTTGTTTATCAGTGTAATAATTATACGCTATTATTCAATCGTGCATATTACAAATTTGGGAAACGATGGATGGGGCAAATCCATTCCATATTTTCTTCTCCGCTGTACAACTGAAACATTTGAAAATTATTTCAGAACTCAAGGATTTATTTAGCAGATAATTCGAAATCGTTGGTGTATGTATTTTGATGTTACATTATTACTGAGAATTATTTTATCTTTGAGGAGAATTAATATTTTAATTTTCCAACAATATGGGAAAAGATATATTATATGAAAGATTTGTTGAAGCTATAAAAAATAAAGTACCAGAAAGGGGACAATTGGTAAATAGCCTTGCCGATATTTTACTTATTGAAAAAGATGCCATATATCGCAGGCTGCGTGGAGAAGTCCTTTTTACTTTTGCAGAAATAACCAAAATATCAAAAAAAATTGGGATTTCATTGGATCATATCACCGGGGAGGATGAATTGAAAAATTATTCTTTTACATTGCATCTGAACAATTATGAAAATCCTGATGAAGAAGATTACCGGATGCAAGAGCATTATATCAATATGCTCGATAATATGAGAGGTATGCCCGGTTCTGAGGTGGGTGCTG comes from the Bacteroidales bacterium genome and includes:
- a CDS encoding 4-oxalocrotonate tautomerase family protein; the protein is MPIINIKIAKGHSEEKKQKIVNEFTKIMVEALNIQPEWISILIDEYEHENWATGGTLHSIKFGKDWNGTISDLPE
- a CDS encoding transposase, whose translation is MITPVKATKGQTEQEKQRNKAYNDLFSTDVSKVRQPIKSFFNWLNEKTNIQRAQKVRFTAGLLLHMMGKIAITFIYLIF